From the Maioricimonas rarisocia genome, one window contains:
- a CDS encoding TMEM175 family protein encodes MYKPERLMAFCDGVIAIAITLLVLGLEVPSVHDMTDQQLLSFLRESLHPLWGYVVSFILVGTYWLQHYVIFHYIDRVDRTFVALNGLFLLCVSFVPFPTGLQSSFRHDELAMVIYAATQAACGLSLMGIWWYAAHGRRLIGAEVPEPVVKSILRRTAVTPVVSLLAWAVLPVSADLSRLMFLAIPIAQFSHRELEPGSGEESV; translated from the coding sequence ATGTACAAACCGGAACGGCTGATGGCGTTCTGCGACGGTGTGATCGCGATTGCCATCACGCTGCTCGTGCTGGGACTGGAGGTGCCTTCGGTCCATGACATGACCGATCAGCAACTGCTGAGCTTTCTGCGTGAGTCGCTGCATCCGCTGTGGGGCTACGTGGTCAGTTTCATCCTGGTCGGGACGTACTGGCTGCAGCACTACGTGATCTTTCACTACATCGACCGGGTGGACCGGACGTTCGTGGCGCTCAACGGGCTGTTTCTGCTGTGCGTGTCGTTCGTGCCGTTTCCGACCGGGCTGCAGTCGAGTTTTCGCCACGACGAGCTGGCGATGGTGATCTACGCGGCGACGCAGGCGGCGTGCGGACTGTCGCTGATGGGGATCTGGTGGTACGCCGCACACGGCCGTCGACTGATCGGCGCGGAAGTGCCGGAGCCAGTGGTGAAGAGCATTCTGCGTCGCACGGCGGTGACGCCGGTGGTGAGTCTGCTGGCGTGGGCGGTGCTGCCGGTGAGTGCGGACCTGAGCCGGCTGATGTTCCTGGCGATCCCGATTGCGCAGTTTTCGCACCGGGAACTGGAGCCGGGTAGCGGGGAGGAGTCGGTTTGA
- a CDS encoding exonuclease domain-containing protein, with the protein MTFSSNAAARQFAVVDVETTGFGRYDRILEVAIVVLDESLEIIDEYDTLIDPQRDVGPVHVHGITPSMLAGAPTFDEVAAAVRARLHEKVVVAHNLAFDQRMICGEYERLNAEVYPGRGVCTLRQTGEKLNCACRTYGIELEHHHRALADARATARLLQRAFDRAPFGSPARISDLRVPHNPRTLRREANGCGEVTPMERLVAATRYPTSDGLLLSYLDALDWVLDDLVITQAERQHLFELALDLGLSRGEVMSAHRKYLDCMVRAAMRDHVITEAEHAAISQVARLLHVTDYEIPDVTETTAAPTSIAEGTRVCFTGTAVDEYGEPLRRSDLEAMAASAGLQPVANVTKRGCDLLVAADPESRSGKAARARGFGIPIVSVDEFVEEIGDRR; encoded by the coding sequence ATGACGTTCTCTTCGAACGCTGCCGCTCGGCAGTTCGCGGTCGTCGATGTCGAGACGACCGGCTTCGGCCGCTATGACCGGATTCTGGAAGTCGCCATCGTCGTTCTCGACGAATCGCTCGAAATCATCGACGAGTACGACACGCTCATCGATCCCCAGCGGGACGTGGGGCCGGTGCACGTGCACGGGATCACGCCGTCGATGCTGGCTGGAGCACCGACGTTCGACGAAGTGGCCGCAGCGGTGCGGGCCCGCCTGCACGAAAAAGTGGTCGTCGCCCACAACCTGGCGTTCGATCAGCGGATGATCTGCGGGGAGTACGAACGGCTGAACGCCGAGGTGTACCCGGGACGGGGCGTCTGCACGCTGCGGCAGACCGGCGAGAAGCTCAACTGTGCCTGCCGGACATACGGCATTGAACTGGAGCATCATCACCGGGCTCTGGCCGACGCGCGGGCGACGGCACGACTGCTGCAGCGGGCCTTCGACCGGGCACCCTTCGGATCGCCGGCCCGCATCAGCGATCTCCGCGTGCCGCACAATCCTCGCACATTGCGGCGGGAAGCGAACGGCTGCGGGGAGGTGACGCCCATGGAGCGGCTGGTGGCCGCGACCCGCTACCCGACGTCCGATGGCCTGCTGCTCTCGTACCTCGATGCACTCGACTGGGTGCTGGACGATCTGGTGATCACCCAGGCGGAGAGGCAGCATCTGTTCGAACTGGCCCTCGACCTGGGACTGAGCCGCGGGGAGGTGATGTCGGCGCATCGCAAGTATCTCGACTGCATGGTGCGGGCGGCGATGCGGGATCACGTCATCACCGAGGCGGAACACGCGGCCATTTCTCAGGTGGCCCGGCTGCTGCACGTGACCGACTACGAGATCCCGGACGTCACCGAAACGACCGCGGCACCGACATCGATTGCCGAGGGAACGCGGGTCTGCTTTACCGGAACCGCCGTGGACGAGTACGGCGAGCCGCTGCGTCGCAGCGATCTGGAAGCGATGGCGGCCAGTGCCGGCCTGCAACCGGTCGCCAACGTGACGAAGAGAGGGTGCGATCTGCTGGTGGCGGCCGATCCGGAGAGCCGTTCGGGCAAGGCGGCAAGGGCCCGGGGATTTGGCATTCCGATCGTGTCGGTCGACGAGTTTGTGGAGGAGATAGGAGATAGGAGATAG
- a CDS encoding serine hydrolase, translating to MNRSADETAVIARLRAAIRHEVEQKQIPAFSIAIVEGDRVVWADGFGHADAEKKSPATAETVYRVGSISKLLTDIAIMQQVEQGRLDLDEPVQTYLPDFAPEDPYGEPITLRQLMSHRSGLVREPPVGNFYDSSEPSLSETVASLNDTLLMYKPETATRYSNAGVAVLGAVLEQQLGVSHPEQVRRSILAPLEMTRSSFDPLPIAADQTATGWMWTYDGRRFEAPRFQLGTGPAGNLFSTVVDLAKFLTCLLNDGKGPDGPILQPETLALMAQPLTGPDGKPEQFGLGFHVTELDGETRIGHNGAVYGFSSELAALPDRNLGVATVAALDGSNGLVTELSDYALRLMIAAQEGKPLPTYRTTQPAPPEWAAQLIGRYKEVDGDGFAHIFELNGDLFLRWGPFQFTLRVAADDGSIIIDDTFGVDATVTLERGERLQIRDKVYRRLPDEPPADTPPRWKGLIGEYGPDYSTTYILEENGQLHVLLEWFYYYPLTEVSDDVFAFPDWGMYPGEQIIFKRDESGRATQMIMASVPFQRREVGTRDGETFRITPVKPIDDLRDEARSASPPPEPGNYRDPELTELVELDDTIYLDIRYATTNNFTGAVFYRQPRAFMQKPAAEAVARAHQRLKERGLGLLIHDAYRPWYVTKMFWDATPAELRDFVANPAYGSRHNRGCAVDLTLCDLETGKPIGMVAGYDEFSPRSFALYPGGTSRQRWYRELLRRTMEAEGFSIYTLEWWHFDYKDWKKYRIGNVTFEEIEEQ from the coding sequence ATGAACCGTTCCGCTGACGAAACGGCCGTCATCGCGCGGCTGCGGGCCGCCATCCGCCACGAAGTCGAGCAGAAGCAGATCCCCGCCTTCTCGATCGCGATCGTCGAAGGGGATCGCGTCGTCTGGGCCGACGGCTTCGGACATGCCGACGCCGAGAAGAAGTCCCCCGCCACCGCAGAGACCGTCTACCGCGTCGGTTCGATTTCCAAGCTGCTGACCGACATCGCCATCATGCAGCAGGTCGAACAGGGCCGGCTCGATCTCGACGAGCCGGTACAGACGTACCTGCCCGACTTCGCTCCCGAAGATCCATACGGAGAGCCGATCACGCTGCGGCAGCTGATGTCCCACCGCTCCGGCCTTGTGCGCGAACCGCCGGTCGGCAACTTCTACGACAGCAGCGAACCATCGCTCTCCGAGACCGTCGCCAGCCTCAACGACACGTTGCTGATGTACAAGCCGGAAACCGCCACGCGGTACTCCAACGCCGGCGTGGCCGTGCTGGGTGCCGTCCTCGAACAACAGCTCGGCGTCTCGCATCCCGAGCAGGTCCGCCGGTCGATCCTCGCTCCCCTGGAAATGACGCGATCCAGCTTCGATCCGTTGCCGATCGCGGCCGATCAGACCGCCACCGGCTGGATGTGGACCTACGACGGGCGACGCTTCGAAGCGCCCCGGTTTCAGCTGGGGACCGGGCCGGCCGGCAATCTTTTCTCGACCGTGGTCGATCTGGCGAAGTTCCTCACCTGCCTCCTGAATGATGGCAAAGGTCCCGACGGGCCGATCCTCCAGCCGGAAACGCTCGCACTGATGGCGCAGCCGCTGACCGGACCGGATGGCAAGCCTGAGCAGTTCGGCCTCGGTTTTCATGTGACGGAACTCGACGGCGAAACCCGGATCGGCCACAACGGCGCCGTCTACGGGTTCTCCTCCGAACTGGCCGCCCTGCCGGATCGCAACCTGGGCGTCGCGACTGTTGCTGCCCTCGACGGCAGCAACGGGCTGGTCACCGAACTGTCCGACTACGCGCTGAGGCTGATGATCGCGGCGCAGGAGGGCAAACCGCTACCGACGTACCGCACCACGCAACCGGCTCCCCCCGAGTGGGCCGCCCAGTTGATTGGGCGTTACAAGGAAGTGGACGGCGACGGCTTCGCCCACATCTTTGAACTGAATGGCGACCTCTTCCTGCGGTGGGGACCGTTTCAGTTCACGCTGCGTGTCGCGGCCGATGACGGGTCGATCATCATCGACGACACGTTTGGAGTGGACGCGACCGTGACACTCGAACGAGGGGAACGCCTGCAGATTCGGGACAAGGTTTACCGTCGCCTGCCAGACGAGCCGCCCGCAGACACTCCGCCGCGATGGAAGGGACTCATCGGCGAGTACGGTCCCGACTACAGCACGACGTACATCCTCGAAGAGAACGGCCAGCTGCATGTGCTGCTCGAATGGTTCTACTACTACCCGCTTACCGAAGTCTCCGACGATGTCTTTGCCTTCCCCGACTGGGGCATGTATCCGGGCGAGCAGATCATTTTCAAGCGGGATGAAAGCGGACGGGCCACGCAGATGATCATGGCGTCCGTGCCGTTCCAGCGCCGCGAAGTCGGCACCCGCGATGGCGAGACGTTTCGCATCACACCGGTCAAACCGATTGATGACCTGCGGGACGAGGCCAGGTCCGCCTCGCCTCCGCCGGAACCGGGCAACTATCGCGATCCCGAGCTGACCGAACTGGTCGAGCTGGACGACACGATCTACCTCGACATCCGCTACGCGACGACGAACAACTTCACCGGTGCCGTCTTTTACCGTCAGCCGCGGGCCTTCATGCAGAAGCCGGCTGCCGAAGCGGTTGCACGCGCGCATCAGCGATTGAAGGAGCGTGGCCTGGGACTGCTGATCCACGACGCCTACCGTCCCTGGTACGTCACGAAGATGTTCTGGGATGCGACACCCGCCGAGCTGCGGGACTTCGTGGCCAACCCTGCCTACGGCTCGCGTCACAACCGGGGCTGTGCGGTCGATCTGACGCTCTGCGATCTCGAGACGGGAAAGCCGATCGGGATGGTGGCCGGCTACGACGAGTTTTCTCCCCGGTCGTTCGCCCTCTATCCGGGTGGAACCTCGCGGCAGCGGTGGTACCGCGAACTGCTCCGCCGCACGATGGAGGCGGAAGGCTTCTCGATCTACACGCTCGAATGGTGGCACTTCGATTACAAGGACTGGAAGAAGTACCGCATCGGCAACGTGACGTTCGAGGAAATCGAGGAGCAGTGA